A genomic region of Xanthomonas campestris pv. phormiicola contains the following coding sequences:
- a CDS encoding response regulator transcription factor, whose amino-acid sequence MSNDAPLGLLVDDDPLYLRTLQRTLARRGLETLTADSGAAALALATATPPDYALIDLKLGDESGLALIQPLRAIRADMRILLVTGYASIATAVEAIKLGADDYLPKPATVQMILRALSLEADGTEDDDGVELPDAMTPLSRLQWEHIQQAMHETGGNVSAAARLLGMHRRSLQRKLAKRPSPQRDPPR is encoded by the coding sequence ATGAGCAACGACGCCCCGCTGGGCCTGCTGGTCGACGACGACCCGCTGTACCTGCGCACCCTGCAACGCACCCTCGCCCGCCGCGGGCTGGAGACGCTGACCGCCGACAGCGGCGCCGCGGCGCTGGCCCTGGCCACGGCGACGCCGCCGGACTACGCGCTGATCGACCTCAAGCTCGGCGACGAATCCGGCCTGGCCCTGATCCAGCCGCTGCGCGCGATCCGCGCCGACATGCGCATCCTGCTGGTCACCGGCTACGCCAGCATCGCCACCGCGGTGGAGGCGATCAAGCTCGGCGCCGACGACTACCTGCCCAAGCCGGCCACCGTGCAGATGATCCTGCGCGCGTTGAGCCTGGAGGCGGACGGCACCGAGGACGACGACGGTGTCGAGCTGCCCGACGCGATGACCCCGCTGAGCCGCCTGCAGTGGGAGCATATCCAGCAGGCCATGCACGAAACCGGCGGCAACGTCTCGGCGGCCGCGCGCCTGCTCGGCATGCACCGCCGCTCGCTGCAGCGCAAGCTGGCCAAGCGCCCCAGCCCGCAGCGTGACCCGCCGCGCTGA
- a CDS encoding DMT family transporter, whose amino-acid sequence MLASTLSFGLMVIAIRLASAHLSTVEIAFFRNLFGLLFLLPMLLRPGQSLPRTTQLPRYLLRTAIGLVSMLAGFWAIGHLPLSQAIALSYSTPLFVTLAAAFWLGENVRLRRWMAVLCGFAGVLIILRPGAATFSAGTLIALLAAVMGALVAIQIKQLARVDSANTVVFYTYAFWVPMSLLPALFAWTWPQGIDWLWLLATGLFGTLGQLLWTRALRIGEVSALTPISFMQLPFVALLGWWLFAEAIAPHTLLGASIIIAANVYIAHRESVLARRAATHAPLEGAKPGE is encoded by the coding sequence ATGCTGGCCAGCACGCTGTCGTTCGGACTGATGGTGATCGCGATCCGGCTGGCCTCCGCGCACCTGTCCACGGTGGAGATCGCGTTCTTCCGCAACCTGTTCGGCTTGCTGTTCCTGCTGCCGATGCTGCTGCGGCCGGGGCAGTCGCTGCCGCGCACCACGCAGTTGCCGCGCTACCTGCTGCGCACCGCGATCGGCCTGGTGTCGATGCTGGCCGGCTTCTGGGCGATCGGCCACCTGCCGCTGTCGCAGGCGATCGCGCTGTCCTACTCCACGCCGCTGTTCGTGACCCTGGCCGCGGCGTTCTGGCTCGGCGAGAACGTGCGCCTGCGGCGCTGGATGGCGGTGCTGTGCGGCTTCGCCGGCGTGCTGATCATCCTGCGCCCGGGCGCGGCCACGTTCAGCGCCGGCACCCTGATCGCGCTGCTGGCGGCGGTGATGGGCGCACTGGTGGCGATCCAGATCAAGCAGCTGGCACGGGTGGATTCGGCCAACACCGTGGTGTTCTACACCTATGCGTTCTGGGTGCCGATGTCGCTGCTGCCCGCCCTGTTCGCCTGGACCTGGCCGCAGGGCATCGACTGGCTGTGGCTGCTCGCCACCGGCCTGTTCGGCACCCTCGGGCAACTGCTGTGGACGCGCGCGCTGCGCATCGGCGAAGTCTCGGCGCTGACTCCGATCAGCTTCATGCAGCTGCCGTTCGTGGCGCTGCTGGGCTGGTGGCTGTTCGCCGAGGCGATCGCCCCGCACACGCTGCTCGGCGCGAGCATCATCATCGCCGCCAACGTCTACATCGCGCATCGCGAATCGGTGCTGGCCAGGCGCGCCGCCACGCACGCGCCGCTGGAAGGCGCAAAACCGGGCGAATGA
- the murB gene encoding UDP-N-acetylmuramate dehydrogenase, whose amino-acid sequence MSNAWSLTANAPLQALNTFHVAAQAPWLLQIFAPDALPEALLAPQLAGAALLPLGGGSNMLFAGDAPGVVLAFANRSIDTLEHRADYAIVRAGAGVGWHELVMWSLAQGLSGLENLALIPGTVGAAPIQNIGAYGAQVGEFVHVVEAYDRADARFVRLDAAACEFGYRDSLFKRQPDRYLIAAVEFNLPRLHALRLDYAGIGEELEALGIAMPGAPDVAQAVINIRRRKLPDPEVLGNAGSFFKNPLLPAEQAQALQHAYPALPVFPGDGEDQRKLSAAWLIEACGWKGHRDGDAGVSAAHALVLVNHGQASGAELLALARRISASVLERFGVILEPEPRIVGAHW is encoded by the coding sequence ATGAGCAACGCCTGGTCGCTGACCGCGAATGCACCGCTGCAGGCGCTGAATACCTTCCATGTCGCCGCGCAGGCGCCGTGGCTGCTGCAGATCTTCGCCCCCGACGCGCTGCCCGAGGCGCTGCTGGCGCCGCAGCTGGCCGGCGCGGCGCTGCTGCCGCTGGGCGGCGGCAGCAACATGCTGTTCGCCGGCGACGCGCCCGGCGTGGTGCTGGCCTTCGCCAACCGCAGCATCGACACGCTCGAACACCGCGCCGACTACGCCATCGTCCGCGCCGGCGCCGGCGTGGGCTGGCACGAACTGGTCATGTGGTCGCTGGCGCAGGGCCTGTCGGGCCTGGAGAACCTGGCGCTGATCCCGGGCACGGTCGGCGCCGCGCCGATCCAGAACATCGGCGCCTACGGCGCGCAGGTCGGCGAGTTCGTGCATGTGGTCGAGGCCTACGACCGCGCCGACGCGCGCTTCGTGCGGCTGGATGCGGCCGCCTGCGAGTTCGGCTACCGCGACAGCCTGTTCAAGCGCCAGCCCGACCGCTACCTGATCGCCGCGGTGGAATTCAACCTGCCGCGGCTGCATGCGCTGCGCCTGGACTACGCCGGCATCGGCGAGGAACTGGAGGCGCTCGGCATCGCCATGCCCGGCGCGCCCGACGTGGCGCAGGCGGTGATCAATATCCGCCGCCGCAAGCTGCCCGACCCGGAGGTGCTCGGCAACGCCGGCAGCTTCTTCAAGAATCCGCTGCTGCCGGCCGAACAGGCGCAGGCGCTGCAGCACGCGTACCCAGCGCTGCCGGTGTTCCCCGGCGACGGCGAGGACCAGCGCAAGCTGTCGGCGGCGTGGCTGATCGAGGCCTGCGGCTGGAAAGGCCACCGCGACGGCGATGCCGGCGTGTCCGCCGCGCACGCGCTGGTACTGGTCAACCACGGCCAGGCCAGCGGCGCCGAGCTGCTGGCGCTGGCGCGGCGCATCTCCGCCTCGGTGCTGGAGCGCTTCGGCGTGATCCTGGAGCCGGAACCGCGCATCGTCGGCGCGCACTGGTGA
- a CDS encoding sensor domain-containing phosphodiesterase produces the protein MPASSPPPLPDESKRLASLRQLCLLDTPADRVFDLITQLAARTLHAPIALVSLIDEQRQWFKSRVGLDVAQTPRSQAFCAHAIHSPELLVVEDARQDPRFRDNPLVTGPPFIRFYAGAPLLLADGTGLGTLCVIDSKPRSDFDEGARRTLQELRDLLLMRIETLRNTGFVDPLTGLPNRSRFNEDLTMWLSLQTTDQHDTGVAIDVCGTEYFRDMVKALGWEYAEGYVLATRDRLLKALDGLPTYRIDTTSFAFVVEGNDPVQLAQRCERVCSAFAEAIEHQGIPHAATPSIGAVRLDGALSANHTLRSLTTAVDRARQRGLPWSLYERNHDASQRNAFRLLAALPEALSAPEQLSLHYQPRVSLRSGECVGVEALLRWEHPLLGTVAPSDFIPLAEKTALMSRVTAWVLQAGIAQAALWKQQGHGFSVSLNVSAVDLEQAGFIATLRELLARHTLEPGRIEIEFTESAMILHPLRVAEQLQAISALGVKIAIDDFGSGYSNLSYLKRVPANALKIDQSFIRSLPSSHKDCMIVPSMIRLGHDFGQQVVAEGIETEEIYAMLREWGCDEGQGYWIARPMPAAALEAWLATPWRDA, from the coding sequence ATGCCTGCATCCTCGCCCCCGCCGCTGCCCGACGAATCGAAGAGGCTGGCCTCCCTGCGCCAGCTGTGCCTGCTCGACACCCCGGCCGACCGCGTCTTCGACCTGATCACCCAGCTGGCCGCGCGCACCCTGCACGCCCCGATCGCCCTGGTCTCGCTGATCGACGAACAGCGCCAGTGGTTCAAGTCCCGGGTCGGCCTGGACGTGGCGCAGACCCCGCGCAGCCAGGCGTTCTGCGCGCATGCGATCCACAGCCCCGAATTGCTGGTGGTGGAGGACGCGCGGCAGGATCCGCGCTTCCGCGACAACCCCCTGGTCACCGGGCCGCCGTTCATCCGCTTCTACGCCGGCGCGCCGTTGCTGCTGGCCGACGGTACCGGCCTGGGCACCCTGTGCGTGATCGACAGCAAGCCGCGCAGCGACTTCGACGAGGGCGCGCGGCGGACCCTGCAGGAACTGCGCGATCTGCTGCTGATGCGGATCGAGACCCTGCGCAACACCGGCTTCGTGGATCCGCTGACCGGCCTGCCCAACCGCAGCCGCTTCAACGAAGACCTGACCATGTGGCTGTCGCTGCAGACCACCGACCAGCACGACACCGGCGTGGCGATCGACGTCTGCGGCACCGAGTATTTCCGCGACATGGTCAAGGCATTGGGCTGGGAATACGCCGAGGGCTACGTGCTGGCCACGCGCGACCGCCTGCTCAAAGCGCTGGACGGACTGCCGACCTACCGCATCGACACCACCAGTTTCGCCTTCGTGGTGGAGGGCAACGACCCGGTGCAGCTGGCCCAGCGCTGCGAGCGCGTATGCAGCGCCTTCGCCGAGGCGATCGAACACCAGGGCATCCCGCATGCCGCGACCCCGTCGATCGGCGCGGTGCGCCTGGACGGCGCACTGAGCGCCAACCACACGCTACGCTCGCTGACCACCGCGGTGGACAGGGCGCGCCAACGCGGCCTGCCGTGGAGCCTGTACGAACGCAACCACGACGCCAGCCAGCGCAATGCGTTCCGCTTGCTGGCCGCGCTGCCGGAGGCGTTGAGCGCGCCCGAGCAATTGAGCCTGCACTACCAGCCACGGGTCAGCCTGCGCAGCGGCGAATGCGTCGGCGTGGAAGCGCTGCTGCGCTGGGAACACCCGCTGCTGGGCACGGTCGCGCCCAGCGACTTCATCCCGCTGGCGGAAAAGACCGCGCTGATGAGCCGGGTCACCGCCTGGGTGCTGCAGGCCGGCATCGCCCAGGCGGCGCTGTGGAAGCAGCAGGGGCATGGTTTCAGCGTGTCGCTGAACGTCTCGGCGGTGGACCTGGAGCAGGCCGGCTTCATCGCCACGCTGCGCGAGCTGCTGGCGCGCCACACGCTGGAACCGGGCCGCATCGAGATCGAGTTCACCGAGAGCGCGATGATCCTGCATCCGCTGCGCGTGGCCGAACAGCTGCAGGCGATCAGCGCGCTGGGGGTGAAGATCGCCATCGACGACTTCGGCAGCGGCTACAGCAACCTCAGCTACCTCAAGCGCGTCCCCGCCAACGCGCTGAAGATCGACCAGTCGTTCATCCGCTCGCTGCCGAGCAGCCACAAGGACTGCATGATCGTGCCGTCGATGATCCGGCTCGGCCACGATTTCGGCCAGCAGGTGGTGGCCGAAGGCATCGAGACGGAAGAGATCTACGCCATGCTGCGCGAATGGGGCTGCGACGAGGGCCAGGGCTACTGGATCGCGCGGCCGATGCCGGCGGCGGCGCTGGAGGCCTGGCTGGCCACGCCATGGCGCGACGCCTGA
- a CDS encoding ATP-binding protein: MTSTDASFLRTLCSLRWLATAGQAATILVATWAMRLPLPQLPLWSGVAALTLFNLYAQLRLRHADTAAPATAFGHILVDVTVLTWMVGWSGGIGNAFGSLFLVLIALAALALPLRWALAVAVACVAGYAVSALFGLPLPRGPHQALDLQRWGMAANFLLSTIVVLVFSTRLALSLRERERELALLRERFTRNEGIVALATHAASVAHELNTPLATMTLLTDDIVEQIEQPELREDLETLRELLVQCRERVLALAAPAQRAGGGTVSLAHVLHQWQLVRPTVQLRRNDDAPLQLRLESAIGHLLQVLLNNAADAGERAGHPQVDLSVRVTGSELVGEVRDYGGGFDANQVALPATLFRSGKPDSMGVGLALSHATIERLGGELWTQPAPDHGARVGFRLPLLALETPA, translated from the coding sequence ATGACCTCCACCGATGCCTCGTTCCTGCGCACCCTGTGCAGCCTGCGCTGGCTGGCCACCGCCGGGCAGGCGGCCACGATCCTGGTCGCGACCTGGGCGATGCGCCTGCCCTTGCCGCAGCTGCCGCTGTGGTCCGGGGTGGCCGCGCTGACCCTGTTCAACCTGTATGCGCAGCTGCGCCTGCGCCATGCCGACACCGCCGCGCCGGCCACCGCCTTCGGCCACATCCTGGTCGATGTGACCGTGCTGACCTGGATGGTCGGCTGGAGCGGCGGCATCGGCAACGCCTTCGGCTCGCTGTTCCTGGTGCTGATCGCGCTGGCCGCGCTGGCCCTGCCGCTGCGCTGGGCGCTGGCGGTGGCGGTGGCCTGCGTGGCCGGCTACGCGGTCAGCGCGCTGTTCGGCCTGCCGCTGCCGCGCGGCCCGCACCAGGCGCTGGACCTGCAGCGCTGGGGCATGGCCGCCAACTTCCTGCTGTCCACCATCGTGGTGCTGGTGTTCTCCACCCGCCTGGCGCTGTCGCTGCGCGAGCGCGAGCGCGAGCTGGCGCTGCTGCGCGAGCGCTTCACCCGCAACGAGGGCATCGTCGCCCTGGCCACCCATGCCGCCTCGGTCGCGCATGAGCTGAATACGCCGCTGGCGACGATGACCCTGCTCACCGACGACATCGTCGAGCAGATCGAGCAGCCGGAACTGCGCGAGGACCTGGAAACCCTGCGCGAACTGCTGGTGCAGTGCCGCGAACGGGTGCTGGCGCTGGCCGCACCGGCGCAGCGCGCCGGCGGCGGCACGGTGTCGCTGGCGCACGTGCTGCACCAGTGGCAACTGGTGCGCCCGACCGTGCAACTGCGCCGCAACGACGACGCGCCGCTGCAGCTGCGCCTGGAAAGCGCGATCGGCCACCTGCTGCAGGTGCTGCTGAACAACGCCGCCGACGCCGGCGAACGCGCCGGCCATCCGCAGGTGGACCTGAGCGTGCGGGTCACCGGCAGCGAACTGGTCGGCGAGGTCCGCGACTACGGCGGCGGCTTCGACGCCAACCAGGTCGCGCTGCCGGCCACCCTGTTCCGCAGCGGCAAGCCCGACAGCATGGGCGTGGGCCTGGCGCTGTCGCATGCCACCATCGAACGCCTGGGCGGCGAACTGTGGACCCAGCCGGCGCCGGACCACGGCGCACGGGTCGGTTTCCGCCTGCCGCTGCTCGCCCTGGAGACGCCCGCATGA
- a CDS encoding TPM domain-containing protein, with protein sequence MRTLRLLVITALALLLWPTLPARAVAIPAYTPNVVDPAGVLTAAERQRVNASLQQVRDTQGIWGAVYIVPSLDGRSIEELAERAFKTWQLGQKSSDNGLLLVLSMQERRSRFEVGYGLEGSLPDMVAKHALDDYLAPRMRQGDTAGAIVDAFGFMARVAAKDPDSVAELSHPTSRSGGDDKSDWVRGGIAWAGLLTLVWLLPPLQRHWMRHLRARLLRHHPELGDAPEDIAESKRKQSSFGLFLKLFLTLNPGVFVLVLSALFPLAFWLWIAAELLAPVLILALSGRRYRSPQRFRAFLQQQARKRKALIRKGHVVETAPGAFAYTAAYYASEAASSSSSGSSSSSSGSSSGSSSSGGGSSGGGGASSSW encoded by the coding sequence ATGCGGACCCTGCGCCTGCTTGTCATCACCGCGCTCGCCCTGCTGCTGTGGCCGACACTGCCTGCCCGCGCCGTCGCGATTCCCGCGTACACGCCGAACGTGGTCGACCCGGCCGGGGTCCTGACTGCGGCGGAGCGGCAGCGCGTGAACGCTTCGCTGCAACAGGTCCGCGACACGCAAGGCATCTGGGGCGCGGTCTACATCGTGCCCTCGCTCGACGGCCGCAGCATCGAGGAGCTTGCCGAACGCGCGTTCAAGACGTGGCAACTGGGGCAGAAGAGTTCCGACAACGGCCTGCTGCTGGTGCTGTCCATGCAGGAACGCCGCTCGCGCTTCGAGGTCGGCTACGGACTGGAGGGCAGCCTGCCCGACATGGTCGCCAAGCATGCGCTGGACGATTACCTGGCGCCGCGGATGCGCCAGGGCGACACGGCCGGCGCGATCGTCGACGCCTTCGGCTTCATGGCGCGCGTCGCCGCGAAGGACCCGGACAGCGTCGCCGAACTGTCGCACCCCACATCGCGCTCGGGCGGCGACGACAAGAGCGACTGGGTGCGCGGCGGCATCGCCTGGGCCGGCCTGCTGACGCTGGTGTGGCTGCTGCCGCCGCTGCAACGGCACTGGATGCGGCACCTGCGCGCACGTCTGCTGCGGCATCATCCCGAGCTGGGCGACGCACCCGAGGACATCGCCGAATCGAAGCGCAAGCAGAGTTCCTTCGGACTGTTCCTCAAGCTCTTCCTGACCCTCAACCCGGGCGTGTTCGTGTTGGTCCTGTCGGCCCTGTTCCCGCTGGCGTTCTGGCTGTGGATCGCCGCCGAGCTGCTGGCGCCGGTGCTGATCCTGGCGCTGTCGGGCCGCCGCTATCGCTCGCCGCAACGCTTCCGTGCCTTCCTGCAGCAGCAGGCGCGCAAGCGCAAGGCGCTGATCCGCAAAGGCCATGTGGTCGAGACCGCGCCCGGCGCGTTCGCCTACACCGCGGCGTACTACGCCAGCGAGGCGGCGTCCTCGTCGTCCTCCGGGTCCTCGTCGTCCTCGTCCGGCAGCTCCAGCGGTTCGTCTTCCTCCGGCGGCGGCAGCTCCGGCGGCGGCGGCGCCAGTTCGAGCTGGTAG
- a CDS encoding phosphatase PAP2 family protein produces the protein MSAAPGSRPAEQAAGQAAGVRHWLRRNAWRMGLLFAGVLLPMGVFVALADEVHELENFYFDEPLLWSMRALASPGWDRFFSVVTEAGYQYGVIPLDTLIVLLLLGLRRWREAMFAGFSFVGSALLNLSAKQFFQRDRPSLWESIAPEHTFSFPSGHAMGSMTLVAVLVALAWRTRWRWPVLLLASTFVLLVGVSRIYLGVHYPSDILGGWCAALAWVLGLYLLMFRGERRPRWRRRRRSA, from the coding sequence ATGTCCGCCGCGCCGGGTAGCCGCCCGGCCGAGCAAGCCGCCGGGCAAGCCGCCGGCGTGCGGCACTGGTTGCGCCGCAATGCCTGGCGCATGGGCCTGCTGTTCGCCGGGGTGCTGCTGCCGATGGGCGTGTTCGTGGCGCTGGCCGACGAGGTCCACGAACTGGAGAATTTCTATTTCGACGAGCCGCTGCTGTGGAGCATGCGCGCGCTGGCTTCGCCGGGCTGGGACCGGTTTTTCAGCGTGGTCACCGAGGCCGGCTACCAGTACGGGGTGATCCCGCTGGACACGCTGATCGTGCTGCTGTTGCTGGGCCTGCGGCGCTGGCGCGAGGCCATGTTCGCCGGGTTCTCGTTCGTCGGTTCGGCGCTGTTGAACCTGAGCGCCAAGCAGTTCTTCCAGCGCGACCGGCCCAGCCTGTGGGAGTCGATCGCGCCGGAGCATACCTTCAGCTTTCCCAGCGGCCACGCGATGGGGTCGATGACCCTGGTCGCGGTGCTGGTCGCGCTGGCCTGGCGCACCCGCTGGCGCTGGCCGGTGCTGCTGCTGGCCAGCACGTTCGTGTTGCTGGTCGGCGTGTCGCGGATCTACCTGGGCGTGCATTACCCCTCCGACATCCTCGGCGGCTGGTGCGCGGCGCTGGCCTGGGTGCTCGGGCTGTACCTGCTGATGTTCCGCGGCGAACGGCGCCCGCGCTGGCGGCGCCGGCGCCGTTCCGCCTGA
- the ispG gene encoding flavodoxin-dependent (E)-4-hydroxy-3-methylbut-2-enyl-diphosphate synthase, which yields MYDAVSRPTPPSDAAPWARRSTQPVRVGGVVVGGGKPIVVQSMTNTDTADVASSVKQVAELWRAGSELVRLTVNNAESAAAIPRIVDKLRMMGIEVPLIGDFHYNGHQLLAAEPACAEMLAKYRINPGNVGFGKKKDTQFAQLIEFALQYDKPVRIGANWGSLDQALAAQLMDENSRRETPWDAGRVLREALIRSALDSAERAVELGLGRDRIVLSCKVSGVQELIAVYRDLAQRSDFALHLGLTEAGIGSKGIVASSAALAVLMQEGIGDTIRISLTPEPGQSRTQEVIVAQELLQTTGQRAFTPLVTACPGCGRTTSEFFQELAKVVQNHVRAKMPEWKVSHPGAENMTLAVMGCVVNGPGESRHANIGISLPGTGEAPSAPVFVDGEKTVTLRGENIAHEFVALIDEYVETKYVRRAG from the coding sequence ATGTACGACGCCGTCAGCCGACCCACCCCCCCTTCCGACGCCGCGCCCTGGGCGCGCCGTTCCACCCAGCCGGTCCGCGTCGGGGGCGTCGTCGTGGGCGGCGGCAAGCCGATCGTGGTGCAGTCGATGACCAACACCGACACCGCCGACGTGGCCTCCTCGGTCAAGCAGGTCGCCGAACTGTGGCGCGCCGGCTCGGAACTGGTGCGGCTGACCGTCAACAACGCCGAATCGGCCGCGGCGATCCCGCGCATCGTCGACAAGCTGCGGATGATGGGCATCGAGGTGCCGCTGATCGGCGACTTCCATTACAACGGGCACCAGCTGCTGGCCGCCGAGCCGGCGTGCGCCGAGATGCTGGCCAAGTACCGCATCAACCCCGGCAACGTCGGTTTCGGCAAGAAGAAGGACACCCAGTTCGCGCAGCTGATCGAGTTCGCGCTGCAGTACGACAAGCCGGTGCGCATCGGCGCCAACTGGGGCTCGCTGGACCAGGCCCTGGCGGCGCAGCTGATGGACGAGAATTCGCGCCGCGAAACGCCGTGGGATGCCGGCCGGGTGCTGCGCGAGGCGCTGATTCGCTCGGCGCTGGATTCGGCCGAACGCGCGGTGGAACTGGGCCTGGGCCGCGACCGCATCGTGCTCAGCTGCAAGGTCAGCGGCGTGCAGGAACTGATCGCGGTGTACCGCGACCTGGCGCAGCGCTCGGATTTCGCGCTGCACCTGGGCCTGACCGAGGCCGGCATCGGCAGCAAGGGCATCGTCGCCTCCAGCGCGGCGCTGGCGGTGCTGATGCAGGAAGGCATCGGCGACACCATCCGCATTTCGCTGACGCCCGAGCCGGGCCAGTCGCGCACGCAGGAGGTGATCGTCGCCCAGGAACTGTTGCAGACCACCGGCCAGCGCGCCTTCACCCCGCTGGTCACCGCCTGCCCGGGCTGCGGCCGCACCACCTCCGAGTTCTTCCAGGAACTGGCCAAGGTGGTGCAGAACCACGTCCGCGCGAAAATGCCGGAGTGGAAGGTGAGCCATCCCGGCGCCGAGAACATGACCCTGGCGGTGATGGGCTGCGTGGTCAACGGGCCGGGCGAATCGCGCCATGCCAACATCGGCATCTCGCTGCCGGGGACCGGCGAGGCGCCGTCGGCGCCGGTGTTCGTCGATGGCGAAAAGACGGTCACCCTGCGTGGCGAGAACATCGCCCACGAATTCGTCGCGCTGATCGACGAGTACGTCGAAACCAAGTATGTCCGCCGCGCCGGGTAG
- a CDS encoding quinone-dependent dihydroorotate dehydrogenase produces the protein MYSLARPFLFAFDAERAHALGLRAIEMAYRTGTNPLLAKAIAPMPTRAFGLEFPNPVGLAAGLDKNGEHIDALLALGFGFVEIGTITPRPQQGNPKPRMFRLPREQAVINRMGFNNLGVDALVRNVERARRRHGLLGINIGKNKDTPNEDAASDYLHCLEKVYALADYVTVNISSPNTAGLRELQEEQALRQLVSQLREAQEALAARHGKRVPMLVKVAPDLSDSDIDAAARVLSDLQVDGVIATNTTVARPGLERNALGAEAGGLSGAPLLGQSTLVLRRLRARLPEAIPLIGVGGILSGADAVAKMAAGAALVQCYSGLVFRGPELIGECVEAMRRRREAPSRGAVAAL, from the coding sequence ATGTATTCCCTCGCCCGCCCGTTCCTGTTCGCCTTCGACGCCGAGCGCGCCCACGCGCTGGGCCTGCGCGCGATCGAGATGGCCTACCGCACCGGCACCAATCCGCTGCTGGCCAAGGCGATCGCGCCGATGCCCACGCGCGCGTTCGGCCTGGAGTTCCCCAATCCGGTCGGGCTGGCCGCAGGCCTGGACAAGAACGGCGAGCACATCGACGCGCTGCTGGCGCTGGGCTTCGGCTTCGTCGAGATCGGCACCATCACCCCGCGCCCGCAGCAGGGCAATCCGAAGCCGCGCATGTTCCGGCTGCCGCGCGAGCAGGCGGTGATCAACCGCATGGGCTTCAACAACCTCGGCGTGGACGCGCTGGTGCGCAACGTCGAACGCGCGCGCCGCCGCCACGGCCTGCTCGGCATCAACATCGGCAAGAACAAGGACACGCCGAACGAGGACGCTGCGTCGGACTACCTGCATTGCCTGGAAAAGGTCTATGCGCTGGCCGACTACGTGACCGTCAACATCTCCTCGCCGAACACCGCCGGCCTGCGCGAGCTGCAGGAGGAACAGGCGCTGCGGCAACTGGTGTCGCAATTGCGCGAGGCGCAGGAAGCGCTGGCCGCGCGCCATGGCAAGCGCGTGCCGATGCTGGTCAAGGTCGCGCCGGACCTGAGCGACAGCGATATCGACGCGGCGGCGCGGGTGCTGTCGGACCTGCAGGTGGACGGGGTCATCGCCACCAACACCACCGTCGCCCGGCCCGGCCTGGAGCGCAACGCGCTGGGCGCCGAGGCCGGCGGCCTGTCAGGCGCGCCGCTGCTGGGCCAGTCCACGCTGGTGCTGCGCCGCCTGCGCGCGCGCCTGCCCGAGGCGATCCCGCTGATCGGGGTCGGCGGCATCCTCTCCGGCGCCGATGCGGTGGCGAAGATGGCCGCCGGCGCGGCGCTGGTGCAGTGCTACAGCGGACTGGTGTTCCGCGGCCCGGAGCTGATCGGCGAATGCGTCGAGGCGATGCGCCGGCGCCGCGAGGCGCCCAGCCGCGGCGCGGTCGCCGCGCTATGA